The nucleotide sequence GTGCGCGGCCCACATCGTGGCGTAGCGGCCCTGGGTGGCGAGCAGCTCGTCGTGCGTCCCGGACTCGACGATCCGCCCGGCGTCGACGACCGCGATCCGGTCGGCGCCGGTGATCGTCGAGAGCCGGTGCGCGACGACGATGACGGTGCGGCCGCGGGCCAGCTCGGACAGCGCGTCCTGGATCTCGGCCTCGGACTCCGGATCGGCGAACGCGGTCGCCTCGTCGAGCACCAGTACCGGGGTGTCGGCCAGCAGCGCGCGGGCGATCGACACCCGCTGCGCCTCGCCGCCGGAGAGCAGCGCGTCCTCGCCGACGACGGAGTCGTAGCCGCGGGGCAGCGCGAGTATCCGGTCGTGGATGCGGGCCGCCCGGCAGGCGTCGTGCAACTCCTCGTCGGTGGCGGCATCGGGGGTGGCATCGGGGGTGGCATCGGGGGTGGCGCCGCCGGACCCACCCGGCCGGCCGAGCCGGACGTTGTCGGCGACCGTGCCGTGCAGCAACTGCACGTCCTGCAGCACGAACCCGACGTGCCGGTAGAGCACCGCGGGATCGATGTCGCGGACGTCCACCCCGCCGATCCGCAGCTGCCCGCCGGCGACGTCGTGGAACCGGGCGACCAGCGTGGCCAGGGTGGTCTTGCTGGCACCCGACGGCCCGACCAGCGCGGTGACCGTGCCCGCCGGGCAGTCCAGGTCGATCCCGCGCAGCACCTCGGCACCGGCGCCGTAGGAGAACCGGACACCGGAGAACTCGACCCGGTGCCCGTCCGGCTCGCGCGGGCTCTCCGGCGCCGGCAGCACCGGGGTCGCCAGCAGCTCGTGGATGCGCAGCGCGGCGGCCGCGGCGGTGCGCCGGTTGGACGCGCCGAACCCGAGCGCCATGATCGTCGTCGGGACGACCAGCGAGACCAGGATGCCGGTCATCGCCTCGACCGGGGTGACCCAACCGGCGCCGACGAACCAGGCCGTGCCCGCGCAGGAGACGAGCAGCACCACCGGCGCCGAGATCGCCATCGTCGCGAACGCCTCGACCTGCAGCATCGGGCGGACGCACTCGGCGTAGAACCGGCCGAAGTCGCGGGCGGCGTCGGCGTAGCCGCGGTGCGCCCGGCGGGCCTGGCCGAACGTCTTGACCACCGCGATGCCGGACACGAACTCGACGACCGCCGAGCTGATCCGGGCGTTGCCGGTGTTCATCTGAGCGACCTTGGCGGTGTAGCCGCGCATCATCCACGCGTAGGCGGCCGCGTAGAACGGCAGCGTCACCAGCGCGAGCAGCGCCAGCCGCCAGTCCAGCCAGGCGAGGTAGCCGATCCCGGCGATCGGCAGCACCCAGGCGGCGACCCACTCGGCCG is from Pseudonocardia autotrophica and encodes:
- a CDS encoding ABC transporter ATP-binding protein: MTASTVEHAPPEPGIDPEPDPKARARAESAALAELLRPVRGTIRTAQVLAAIGAAAGLVPFVALAWLAAALLEPGPPERAVVLGAVWLIVGGLGARGAISGLALALTHFADVRLQALLRRRMVAHLGRVPLGWFSERSSGVVRKAAQDDVHDLHQVVAHHPAEWVAAWVLPIAGIGYLAWLDWRLALLALVTLPFYAAAYAWMMRGYTAKVAQMNTGNARISSAVVEFVSGIAVVKTFGQARRAHRGYADAARDFGRFYAECVRPMLQVEAFATMAISAPVVLLVSCAGTAWFVGAGWVTPVEAMTGILVSLVVPTTIMALGFGASNRRTAAAAALRIHELLATPVLPAPESPREPDGHRVEFSGVRFSYGAGAEVLRGIDLDCPAGTVTALVGPSGASKTTLATLVARFHDVAGGQLRIGGVDVRDIDPAVLYRHVGFVLQDVQLLHGTVADNVRLGRPGGSGGATPDATPDATPDAATDEELHDACRAARIHDRILALPRGYDSVVGEDALLSGGEAQRVSIARALLADTPVLVLDEATAFADPESEAEIQDALSELARGRTVIVVAHRLSTITGADRIAVVDAGRIVESGTHDELLATQGRYATMWAAHRSGEDSR